The proteins below come from a single Hyperolius riggenbachi isolate aHypRig1 chromosome 8, aHypRig1.pri, whole genome shotgun sequence genomic window:
- the CACFD1 gene encoding calcium channel flower homolog encodes MSSAQPEAPAPETPAPAAASTDDGMTWWYRLLCRLAGVLGGMSCAVAGLWSCVTISPMNIAAGVFMMVNALILFLCEAPFCCQFIEFANAVSAKADKLRPWQKAFFYCGMALFPIFLSFTFTTLFGNAIAFASGVLYGLSALGKKGDAVSYARLQQKKQTDEEKQEGT; translated from the exons ATGAGCTCAGCGCAGCCCGAGGCCCCAGCGCCGGAGACCCCTGCTCCTGCCGCGGCTTCCACGGACGATGGCATGACCTGGTGGTACCGCCTCCTCTGTCGGCTGGCCGGAGTCCTGGGCGGAATGT CCTGTGCTGTGGCCGGATTGTGGAGCTGCGTCACCATCAGCCCCATGAATATTGCCGCCGGAGTCTTCATGAT GGTGAAcgcgctgatcctcttcctctgtgAGGCGCCGTTCTGCTGTCAGTTCATCGAATTTGCGAATGCGGTGTCGGCAAAAGCTGACAAACTGCGGCCGTGGCAGAAAGCCTTCTTCTACTGCGG GATGGCGCTGTTccccatcttcctcagcttcaccTTCACCACGCTGTTTGGTAATGCCATCGCCTTTGCCTCTGGAGTCCTGTATGGTCTGTCTGCGCTCGGGAAAAA GGGTGACGCCGTGTCTTATGCAAGACTCCAACAGAAGAAGCAGACAGacgaggagaagcaggagggcaCATAA